Part of the Aquimarina sp. TRL1 genome, TCCTTCATATGGAAGTACAATTTCTCCTCTTATATCAAATTTAGAAGGATAATCTCCTTTCAATTTTAAAGGAACAGACTTTATTGTCTTGACATTGGTTGTCACATCATCTCCCTGAATCCCATCACCTCTGGTAACAGCTCTTACCAAAGCACCTTCTTCATATGTAAGATTAATAGAAGCTCCATCATATTTCAACTCACATGTGTATTGCACCTCTCCATCTACCAACTTTTTAATTCTTGTTTCCCAATCCAGTAAATCTTCCTTGGAATATGAATTATCCAATGAATACATTCGCTGTTCATGAACTATGGTTGCAAAATTTTTTGTCACTTCTCCTCCCACCCTCAAGGTCGGCGAATTCGCATCGTAATACTCCGGATGTTTTTCTTCCAGTTTTTGCAACTCCTTCAGCAAATGGTCAAAATCATAATCACTTATGGTTGGCTTATCCAACACATAATAATTATAATTGTGCTGTCTCAATTCTTCTCTCAGTTGGATTATTTTATCTTCTATATTCATATCCAATACATATGGTATTTTCTCTAACTTTTCTCTTACCTTTAATTATTTTACACTATTAAAATCCTGCATTTTTCTCAGAAGTCCCTCCACGGTATCATCAACCAACAATAAATCATAGCCTTCTTTTCGTAAGAAACCTTTTGCCATCATATCTTCCATCAGTTTCAACAAATGATTATAAAAGCCATCTATATTCAGTAAACCTATTGGTTTGCTATGCAATTTTAACTGTGCCCAGCTAATTACCTCGAATAGCTCTTCCAGTGTCCCAAAACCTCCCGGCAAGACGATAAACCCATCACTCAACTCCTGCAGTTTTTCTTTTCTTTGGTGCATATTTTCTGTGGTATACAATCTGGTCAACTCCGGATGCACAATTTCTTTGGATTTCAGAAATTGAGGAATAACCCCCACTACTTCTCCATCAAGCGATAATACGCCATTTGCTACAGCCCCCATAACTCCTATTTCTGCTCCTCCATACACCAAGGTTATCCCTTCTTTTGCAATGCGTTCTCCTAATTGTTTTGCTGTGGTAACATACTGTTCTTCTTTCCCTGTACTACTTCCACAAAAAACCGCTACTGCTTCTATTTTTTTCATCAAATTAATTTTACTTTCTAAATGCCTTAATCATTCGTTCGTTTCCAAAAAAATCTTTTCTTAACTCCACCACATCAAACCCTTTACCCAAAATCATATCTTTCATCTCCTGCCCTAAATATTGATTAATCTCAAAATATAAATTACCACTTTCTTCTAAACTCTGAGTTGCCAATGCTGCTATTTTTTCATAAAAAACCAATGCTCGATTATCCGAAACAAATAGCGCCGTATGAGGCTCATACTTCAACACATTCCCCTTCATTTCTTTTTTTTCCATTTCTCGTACATAAGGAGGGTTTGATACAATAATATCATATCGTTGATCTAAAGATGCTACCGTCAATATATCCTGATTAATAAACCGTATCGCTACTCCATGCTGCTTCGCATTTTTTTGCGCTACTTCAATCGCTCCTTCTGACACATCTATTGCTTCTACTGTAGCATTAGGAATATGTTTAGCTAATGTTATTGCAATACACCCACTACCAGTTCCTACATCGAGAATTCGTATTTTCTTTTCTTCTTTCCTATTCTTGCAATCTTCTATAATCCAATACACTAACTCTTCCGTTTCAGGTCTCGGAATTAACACTTGTTCACTCACCTGAAAATCCAATCCATAAAAATTAGTACTCCCAATAATATATTGTACTGGAACTTCTTTTTCTAACTGTGATACCGCTGCTGTAAACATTGTCTTTTGAGGAATTGTAAGCTTTTTTTGTAATTCCAATGCCACTTGAACCCTACTCATCCCAAGGAGATGATCTGTTATCAAATAAAAAAAAGACAAGGTTTCTTCCCTTCCATATTGCTCTGATAAGCTTGTTAAAAAATACGCTTTAGCTTCTTTTAAAATCAACCGTTTCCTTTTTAATGTGTACAACTCTTATTTTCTATAACTTTTTAATCATCCACTCCTGGCAATTATAATGTCCGGTGTCTCCCATTGGTTTTTCCAAGGGTTCAAAACCAACTTTTCCATATAATTTTTTAGCAGATTCCATATAAGGCATTGTTTCTAAATAACAAGATTCAAATCCCTCTTCTTTTGCTTTGGACAGGCATATCTCCATTAATTGTCTTCCAACTCCTTTCCCTCTCATTTTTGAAGAAACATACATTTTCTGAAGTTCACAAACGTCCTCTTCTCCATTTTCTAATGGAGCGATTCCTGCTCCACCTAATACACTGCCATCACATTCTACTACAAAATACGCTCCCCGGCTTTCATTATATGTTTCATACATCATATCCAATGCTTTATCTTCATAAGCCGTCCCCACCTTAGGCACTCCCATCTCTACAAGCACCTCTCGTATTATAGCTGCCAATGCTTTATTGTCATTTAACTCTATAGGGCGAATTTTAATTGTACTCATTGCTAATATTAATTACTTTTGCGTTAACCTTCTTAATCGACAAAACTCCTTAACCTCTTTTTAGCAAACTAAAAAGAAACAGTAGCATTATATCATAAAATAATCAACGAAATATACAGTAATTCCATCCAGAAACCAATGAACAAGATACTATTATTATTAACAATATTTTTCATTTCCATCAGATGTTCCTCCCCGGAGAAACCAATCTTCAAAAGCCTGAATAACATCGACATAAAAAAAGCAAGCCTAACCGAAGTAACCATTCATGCTGATGCTATTTTTGATAACCCTAATAACCTATCTGGAAAGCTATCAATTGAAGACCTTCATATCTTAGTAGACAACGTGGATATAGGTATTATTTCTTCTAAAGAGTTTAACGTTCCTAAAAAAGAGTCTTTCACTATTCCATTAACCGGAACATTTCCACTCTCAAAAATCTACAAAAACAACAAAAAAGGAATCCTAAACAGTATTTTATCAATTGCCACAACGGACTCCCTAACGATAGAATACGATGGTAAAATCAGATATCATTTGCATGATTTTTCATACCCATATCACATCAACACTTCTCAAAAAATAAAAATAAAATAGTGAACCCTATACACCAACTCTATATTCGCCGCTGCATCCAATTAGCTAAAAACGGACTAGGAACCACTTATCCCAATCCTATGGTTGGTGCTGTTATTGTTCACAACCAAAAAATTATTGGCGAAGGCTGGCATCACAAAGCCGGACAACCCCATGCAGAAGTAAACGCTATTCGTTCAGTAAAGGATCATTCCATACTTCCTGAAGCTACT contains:
- the prmC gene encoding peptide chain release factor N(5)-glutamine methyltransferase, producing the protein MILKEAKAYFLTSLSEQYGREETLSFFYLITDHLLGMSRVQVALELQKKLTIPQKTMFTAAVSQLEKEVPVQYIIGSTNFYGLDFQVSEQVLIPRPETEELVYWIIEDCKNRKEEKKIRILDVGTGSGCIAITLAKHIPNATVEAIDVSEGAIEVAQKNAKQHGVAIRFINQDILTVASLDQRYDIIVSNPPYVREMEKKEMKGNVLKYEPHTALFVSDNRALVFYEKIAALATQSLEESGNLYFEINQYLGQEMKDMILGKGFDVVELRKDFFGNERMIKAFRK
- a CDS encoding TIGR00730 family Rossman fold protein encodes the protein MKKIEAVAVFCGSSTGKEEQYVTTAKQLGERIAKEGITLVYGGAEIGVMGAVANGVLSLDGEVVGVIPQFLKSKEIVHPELTRLYTTENMHQRKEKLQELSDGFIVLPGGFGTLEELFEVISWAQLKLHSKPIGLLNIDGFYNHLLKLMEDMMAKGFLRKEGYDLLLVDDTVEGLLRKMQDFNSVK
- a CDS encoding GNAT family N-acetyltransferase is translated as MSTIKIRPIELNDNKALAAIIREVLVEMGVPKVGTAYEDKALDMMYETYNESRGAYFVVECDGSVLGGAGIAPLENGEEDVCELQKMYVSSKMRGKGVGRQLMEICLSKAKEEGFESCYLETMPYMESAKKLYGKVGFEPLEKPMGDTGHYNCQEWMIKKL